A genomic window from Equus caballus isolate H_3958 breed thoroughbred chromosome 5, TB-T2T, whole genome shotgun sequence includes:
- the CELSR2 gene encoding cadherin EGF LAG seven-pass G-type receptor 2 isoform X1, producing the protein MRSLAARAPLPTPLPPLLLLLLLLLPLPPLLGDQLGPCRSLGPGGRGSSGACAPVGWLCPASASNLWLYTSRCRDSGTELTGHLVPHHDGLKVWCPESGAHIPLPPAPEGCPWSCRLLGIGGHLSPQGKLTLPQEHPCLKAPRLRCQSCKLAQTPGLRAGEGSAGESMGGRRKRNVNTAPQFQPPSYQATVPENQPAGTPVASLRAIDPDEGEAGRLEYTMDALFDSRSNHFFSLDPITGAVTTAEELDRETKSTHVFRVTAQDHGMPRRSALATLTILVTDTNDHDPVFEQQEYKESLRENLEVGYEVLTVRATDGDAPPNANILYRLLEGPGGSPSEVFEIDPRSGVIRTRGPVDREEVESYQLTVEASDQGRDPGPRSATAAVFLSVEDDNDNAPQFSEKRYVVQVREDVTPGAPVLRVTASDRDKGSNALVHYSIMSGNARGQFYLDAQTGALDVVSPLDYETTKEYTLRIRAQDGGRPPLSNVSGLVTVQVLDINDNAPIFVSTPFQATVLESVPLGYLVLHVQAIDADAGDNARLEYRLAGVGHDFPFTINNGTGWISVAAELDREEVDFYSFGVEARDHGTPALTASASVTVTILDVNDNNPTFTQPEYTVRLNEDAAVGTSVVTVSAVDRDAHSVITYQITSGNTRNRFSITSQSGGGLVSLALPLDYKLERQYVLAVTASDGTRQDTAQVVVNVTDANTHRPVFQSSHYTVNVNEDRPAGTTVVLISATDEDTGENARITYFMEDSIPQFRIDADTGAVTTQAELDYEDQVSYTLAITARDNGIPQKSDTTYLEILVNDVNDNAPQFLRDSYQGSIYEDVPPFTSVLQISATDRDSGLNGRVFYTFQGGDDGDGDFIVESTSGIVRTLRRLDRENVAQYILRAYAVDKGMPPARTPMEVTVTVLDVNDNPPVFEQDEFDVFVEENSPIGLAVARVTATDPDEGTNAQIMYQIVEGNIPEVFQLDIFSGELTALVDLDYEDRPEYILVIQATSAPLVSRATVHVRLLDRNDNPPVLGNFEILFNNYVTNRSSSFPGGAIGRVPAHDPDISDSLTYSFERGNELSLVLLNASTGELRLSRALDNNRPLEAIMSVLVSDGVHSVTAQCALRVTIITDEMLTHSITLRLEDMSPERFLSPLLGLFIQAVAATLATPPDHVVVFNVQRDTDAPGGHILNVSLSVGQPPGPGGGPPFLPSEDLQERLYLNRSLLTAISAQRVLPFDDNICLREPCENYMRCVSVLRFDSSAPFIASSSVLFRPIHPVGGLRCRCPRGFTGDYCETEVDLCYSRPCGPHGRCRSREGGYTCLCRDGYTGEHCEVSARSGRCTPGVCKNGGTCVNLLVGGFKCDCPSGDFEKPYCQVTTRSFPARSFITFRGLRQRFHFTLALSFATKERNGLLLYNGRFNEKHDFVALEVIQEQVQLTFSAGESTTTVSPFVPGGVSDGQWHTVQLKYYNKPLLGQTGLPQGPSEQKVAVVTVDGCDTGVALRFGAVLGNYSCAAQGTQGGSKKSLDLTGPLLLGGVPDLPESFPVRTRHFVGCMRNLQVDSRHMDMADFIANNGTVPGCPAKKNVCDSNTCHNGGTCVNQWDSFSCECPLGFGGKSCAQEMANPQRFLGSSLVAWHGLSLPISQPWHLSLMFRTRQADGVLLQAVTRGRSTITLQLREGHVVLSVEGTGLQASSLQLEPGRANDGDWHHAQLALGASGGPGHAILSFDYGQQRAEGNLGPRLHGLHLSNITVGGVPGPASGVARGFRGCLQGVRVSETPEGVSSLDPSRGESINVEPGCSLPDPCDSNPCPANSYCSDDWDSYSCSCDPGYYGDNCTNVCDLNPCEHQSTCTRKPSAPHGYTCECPQNYLGPYCETRVDQPCPRGWWGHPTCGPCNCDVSKGFDPDCNKTSGECHCKENHYRPPGSPTCLLCDCYPTGSLSRVCDPEDGQCPCKPGVIGRQCDRCDNPFAEVTTNGCEVNYDSCPRAIEAGIWWPRTRFGLPAAAPCPKGSFGTAVRHCDEHRGWLPPNLFNCTSVTFSELKGFAERLQRNESGLDSGRSQWLALLLRNATQHTAGYFGSDVKVAYQLATRLLAHESAQRGFGLSATQDVHFTENLLRVGSALLDAANKRHWELIQQTEGGTAWLLQHYEAYASALAQNMRHTYLSPFTIVTPNIVISVVRLDKGNFAGAKLPRYEALRGERPPDLETTVILPESVFRETTPVVRPAGPGEAQEPEELARRQRRHPELSQGEAVASVIIYRTLAGLLPHNYDPDKRSLRVPKRPVINTPVVSISVHDDEELLPRALDKPVTVQFRLLETEERTKPICVFWNHSILVSGTGGWSARGCEVVFRNESHVSCQCNHMTSFAVLMDVSRRENGEILPLKTLTYVALGVTLAALLLTFLFLTLLRALRSNQHGIRRNLTAALGLAQLVFLLGINQADLPFACTVIAILLHFLYLCAFSWALLEALHLYRALTEVRDVNAGPMRFYYMLGWGVPAFITGLAVGLDPEGYGNPDFCWLSIYDTLIWSFAGPVAFAVSMSVFLYILAARASCAAQRQGFEKKGPVSGLRPSFAVLLLLSAAWLLALLSVNSDTLLFHYLFAACNCIQGPFIFLSYVVLSKEVRKALKFACSRKPSPDPALTTKSTLTSSYNCPSPYADGRLYQPYGDSAGSLHSASRSGKSQPSYIPFLLREESTLNPGQGPPGLGDPGGLFLDGQDQQHDPDTDSDSDLSLEDDQSGSYASTHSSDSEEEEEEEEEAAFPGEPGWDSLLGPGAERLPLHSTPKDGGVGPGKAPWPGDFGTTAKESGGNGASEERPRENGDALPREGSLGPFPGPSAQPHKGILKKKCLPTISEKSSLLRLPMEQGTGSSRGSSASEGSRGGPPPRPPPRQSLQEQLNGVMPIAMSIKAGTVDEDSSGSEFLFFNFLH; encoded by the exons ATGCGGAGCCTGGCGGCCCGCGCCCCTCTTCCAAcgccgctgccgccgctgctgctcctgctgctgctgctgctgccgctgccacCACTACTGGGAGACCAGCTGGGACCTTGTCGTTCCCTGGGGCCCGGGGGACGCGGCTCCTCAGGGGCCTGTGCCCCCGTGGGCTGGCTCTGTCCAGCCTCAGCCTCGAACCTCTGGCTCTACACCAGTCGCTGCCGGGATTCGGGGACCGAGCTGACTGGCCATCTGGTGCCCCACCACGATGGTCTGAAGGTCTGGTGTCCAGAATCCGGGGCCCATATCCCCCTGCCGCCAGCCCCAGAAGGCTGCCCCTGGAGCTGTCGCCTCCTGGGCATTGGAGGCCACCTTTCGCCACAGGGCAAGCTCACCCTGCCCCAGGAGCACCCATGCTTAAAGGCCCCACGGCTGAGATGCCAGTCCTGCAAATTGGCGCAGACCCCAGGACTCAGGGCAGGGGAAGGGTCAGCAGGAGAGTCCATGGGTGGGCGTCGGAAAAGGAATGTGAATACAGCTCCCCAGTTCCAGCCCCCCAGCTACCAGGCCACAGTGCCCGAGAACCAGCCGGCAGGTACCCCTGTGGCATCCCTGCGGGCCATCGACCCAGACGAGGGCGAGGCAGGTCGGCTTGAGTACACCATGGATGCCCTTTTCGATAGCCGCTCCAACCATTTCTTCTCCCTGGACCCAATCACTGGTGCTGTGACCACAGCTGAGGAGCTGGATCGTGAGACCAAGAGCACCCATGTGTTCAGGGTCACGGCACAGGATCATGGCATGCCCCGACGCAGTGCCCTGGCCACACTCACCATCTTGGTGACTGACACTAATGATCACGACCCTGTTTTTGAGCAGCAGGAGTACAAGGAGAGCCTCAGGGAGAACCTGGAGGTTGGCTATGAGGTGCTCACCGTCAGAGCCACAGATGGTGACGCCCCTCCCAATGCCAATATTCTGTATCGCCTGCTGGAGGGGCCTGGGGGCAGCCCCTCTGAAGTCTTTGAGATTGACCCTCGCTCTGGGGTGATTCGAACCCGTGGCCCAGTGGATCGGGAAGAGGTGGAATCTTACCAGTTGACAGTGGAGGCAAGTGACCAGGGTCGGGACCCCGGGCCACGGAGCGCCACAGCCGCTGTTTTCCTGTCTGTGGAGGATGACAATGACAATGCCCCCCAGTTTAGTGAGAAGCGCTACGTGGTCCAGGTGCGGGAGGATGTGACACCCGGGGCCCCCGTACTCCGGGTCACAGCCTCAGATCGAGACAAGGGCAGCAACGCCCTGGTGCATTACAGCATCATGAGTGGCAATGCTCGGGGACAGTTTTACCTGGATGCCCAGACTGGGGCTCTGGATGTAGTAAGCCCTCTTGACTATGAGACAACCAAGGAGTATACCCTACGGATTCGAGCACAGGATGGTGGCCGACCCCCACTCTCTAACGTCTCTGGCCTGGTGACAGTTCAGGTCCTGGATATCAACGACAATGCTCCCATCTTTGTCAGCACCCCCTTCCAGGCTACTGTTCTGGAGAGTGTCCCCTTAGGCTACCTGGTTCTCCATGTCCAGGCCATTGATGCTGATGCTGGGGACAATGCCCGCCTCGAATACCGCCTTGCTGGGGTCGGGCATGACTTCCCCTTTACCATCAACAATGGCACAGGCTGGATCTCCGTGGCTGCTGAGCTGGACCGAGAGGAGGTTGATTTCTACAGCTTTGGAGTAGAAGCCCGAGACCATGGCACCCCAGCACTCACTGCCTCGGCCAGTGTCACTGTGACCATCCTGGATGTGAATGACAACAACCCAACCTTTACTCAACCAGAGTACACAGTGCGACTCAATGAGGATGCAGCTGTGGGCACTAGCGTGGTGACAGTGTCAGCTGTGGACCGTGATGCCCACAGTGTCATCACCTACCAGATCACCAGCGGCAACACCCGCAACCGCTTCTCCATCACCAGCCAGAGTGGTGGTGGGCTAGTGTCCCTCGCTCTGCCACTGGACTACAAACTGGAGCGACAGTATGTGCTGGCTGTCACCGCCTCTGACGGCACGCGGCAGGACACGGCACAGGTGGTAGTGAATGTCACCGATGCCAATACCCATCGTCCCGTCTTTCAAAGCTCCCACTATACAGTGAATGTTAATGAGGACCGGCCAGCAGGCACTACAGTGGTGCTGATCAGTGCCACGGATGAGGACACAGGTGAGAATGCCCGCATCACCTACTTTATGGAGGACAGCATCCCCCAGTTCCGCATCGATGCAGACACAGGGGCTGTCACCACCCAGGCTGAGCTGGACTACGAGGACCAGGTATCTTACACCCTGGCCATCACTGCTCGGGATAATGGCATTCCCCAGAAGTCTGACACCACCTACCTGGAGATCCTGGTAAATGATGTGAATGACAATGCCCCTCAGTTTCTGCGGGACTCCTACCAGGGCAGCATCTACGAGGATGTGCCTCCCTTCACCAGCGTCCTGCAGATCTCAGCCACTGACCGTGACTCTGGCCTTAATGGCAGAGTCTTCTACACCTTCCAAGGGGGCGATGATGGAGATGGTGACTTTATCGTGGAATCCACGTCAGGCATTGTGCGAACACTGCGGAGGCTGGATCGTGAGAATGTGGCCCAGTACATCTTACGGGCATACGCAGTGGACAAGGGGATGCCTCCAGCCCGCACGCCCATGGAAGTGACGGTCACTGTGTTGGATGTGAATGACAATCCACCTGTCTTTGAGCAGGATGAGTTTGATGTATTTGTGGAAGAGAACAGCCCCATTGGGCTGGCCGTGGCCCGAGTTACAGCCACTGACCCTGACGAAGGCACCAATGCCCAGATCATGTACCAGATTGTGGAGGGCAACATCCCTGAGGTCTTCCAGCTGGACATCTTCTCTGGGGAGCTGACTGCCCTGGTGGACTTGGACTATGAGGACCGACCTGAATACATCTTGGTCATCCAGGCCACGTCGGCTCCCCTGGTGAGCCGGGCTACAGTCCACGTCCGCCTGCTTGACCGCAATGACAACCCACCAGTGCTGGGCAACTTTGAGATCCTTTTCAACAACTATGTCACCAACCGCTCAAGCAGCTTCCCAGGGGGTGCCATTGGCCGTGTGCCTGCCCACGACCCTGACATCTCAGACAGCCTGACTTACAGCTTTGAGCGAGGAAATGAACTCAGCCTGGTCCTGCTCAATGCCTCCACAGGCGAGCTGAGGCTGAGCCGGGCACTGGACAACAACCGGCCTCTGGAGGCCATCATGAGCGTGCTGGTGTCAG ACGGCGTGCACAGTGTGACAGCCCAGTGCGCACTGCGCGTCACCATCATCACGGACGAGATGCTCACGCACAGCATCACGCTGCGACTGGAGGACATGTCGCCCGAGCGCTTCCTGTCGCCGCTGCTGGGCCTCTTCATCCAGGCGGTGGCAGCCACGCTGGCCACACCCCCAGACCACGTGGTGGTCTTCAACGTGCAGCGGGACACCGATGCCCCTGGCGGCCACATCCTCAACGTGAGCCTGTCGGTGGGCCAGCCTCCGGGGCCCGGGGGCGGGCCCCCCTTCCTGCCCTCCGAGGACCTGCAGGAGCGCCTGTACCTCAACCGCAGCCTGCTGACGGCCATCTCGGCGCAGCGCGTGCTGCCCTTCGACGACAACATCTGCCTGCGCGAGCCCTGCGAGAACTACATGCGCTGCGTTTCGGTGCTGCGCTTCGACTCCTCCGCGCCCTTCATCGCCTCCTCCTCCGTGCTTTTCCGGCCCATCCACCCAGTCGGGGGGCTCCGCTGCCGCTGCCCCCGCGGCTTCACGGGCGACTACTGCGAGACCGAGGTGGACCTCTGCTACTCGCGGCCCTGCGGCCCCCACGGACGCTGCCGCAGCCGCGAGGGCGGCTACACCTGCCTCTGCCGCGACGGCTACACGG GTGAGCACTGTGAGGTGAGTGCCCGCTCAGGCCGTTGCACCCCGGGTGTCTGCAAGAATGGGGGCACCTGTGTCAACCTGCTGGTGGGTGGCTTCAAGTGCGACTGCCCATCTGGAGACTTCGAGAAGCCCTACTGCCAGGTGACCACACGCAGCTTCCCCGCCCGCTCCTTCATCACCTTTCGTGGCCTGCGCCAGCGCTTCCACTTCACCCTGGCCCTCTC GTTTGCCACCAAGGAGCGCAACGGGCTGCTGTTGTACAACGGGCGCTTCAACGAGAAGCATGACTTTGTGGCTCTCGAGGTGATCCAGGAGCAGGTCCAGCTCACCTTCTCTGCAG GAGAGTCAACCACCACCGTGTCCCCATTCGTGCCCGGAGGGGTCAGTGACGGCCAGTGGCACACAGTGCAGCTGAAGTACTACAATAAG CCACTGTTGGGCCAGACGGGGCTCCCACAGGGCCCATCCGAGCAAAAGGTGGCTGTGGTGACCGTGGATGGCTGTGACACAGGGGTGGCCCTGCGCTTCGGAGCTGTGCTGGGCAACTACTCCTGTGCAGCCCAGGGCACCCAGGGTGGCAGCAAGAA GTCTCTGGATCTGACAGGGCCCCTGCTGCTGGGCGGGGTGCCTGACCTGCCCGAGAGCTTCCCTGTCCGGACGCGGCACTTTGTGGGCTGCATGAGGAACCTGCAGGTGGACAGCCGGCACATGGACATGGCTGACTTCATTGCCAACAACGGCACTGTGCCTG GCTGCCCTGCCAAGAAGAACGTGTGTGACAGCAACACTTGCCACAACGGGGGCACCTGTGTGAACCAGTGGGACTCATTCAGCTGCGAGTGCCCTCTGGGTTTCGGGGGCAAGAGCTGTGCCCAGG AAATGGCCAACCCACAGCGCTTCCTGGGCAGCAGTCTGGTGGCCTGGCATGGCCTctccctgcccatctcccagCCCTGGCACCTCAGCCTCATGTTCCGCACACGCCAGGCCGATGGCGTCCTGCTGCAGGCCGTCACCAGGGGGCGCAGCACCATCACCCTGCAG CTGCGGGAGGGCCACGTGGTGCTGAGTGTGGAGGGCACAGGGCTCCAGGCCTCGTCTCTCCAGCTGGAGCCAGGCCGCGCCAATGATGGCGACTGGCACCATGCGCAGCTGGCCCTAGGAGCTAGCGGGGGCCCCGGCCATGCCATCCTGTCCTTCGACTATGGGCAGCAGCGGGCAGAGGGCAACCTGGGCCCCCGGCTGCATGGGCTGCACCTGAGCAACATTACAGTGGGAGGAGTGCCTGGGCCAGCCAGTGGTGTGGCCCGTGGCTTCCGGGGCTGTTTGCAG GGTGTGCGGGTAAGCGAGACACCCGAGGGTGTTAGCAGTCTGGATCCCAGCCGCGGGGAAAGCATCAACGTGGAGCCAGGCTGTAGCCTGCCGGACCCCTGTGACTCGAACCCGTGTCCTGCCAACAGCTATTGCAGCGATGACTGGGACAGCTATTCCTGCAGCTGTGATCCAG GTTACTATGGTGACAACTGTACTAATGTGTGTGACCTGAATCCATGTGAGCACCAGTCCACATGTACACGAAAGCCAAGTGCCCCCCACGGCTACACCTGCGAGTGTCCCCAAAATTACCTTGGGCCATACTGTGAGACCAG GGTTGACCAGCCTTGTCCCCGAGGCTGGTGGGGCCACCCCACGTGTGGCCCGTGCAACTGTGACGTCAGCAAAGGCTTTGACCCAGACTGCAACAAGACAAGCGGCGAGTGCCACTGCAAG gagAACCACTATCGGCCACCTGgcagccccacctgcctcctgtGCGATTGCTACCCCACAGGCTCTTTGTCCCGTGTCTGTGACCCTGAAGATGGCCAGTGTCCGTGCAAGCCGGGCGTCATTGGGCGCCAGTGTGACCGCTGTGACAACCCCTTTGCTGAGGTCACCACCAATGGCTGTGAAG TGAATTACGACAGCTGCCCACGCGCCATCGAGGCTGGGATCTGGTGGCCCCGTACCCGCTTCGGGCTGCCTGCTGCTGCCCCCTGCCCCAAAGGCTCCTTTG GGACCGCTGTGCGCCACTGTGACGAGCACAGGGGCTGGCTCCCCCCAAACCTCTTCAACTGCACATCAGTCACCTTCTCAGAGCTGAAGGGCTTT GCTGAGCGGCTGCAGCGGAATGAGTCAGGCCTGGACTCGGGGCGCTCCCAGTGGCTGGCCCTGCTTCTGCGCAATGCGACACAGCACACAGCTGGCTACTTTGGCAGTGATGTCAAGGTGGCCTACCAGCTGGCCACACGGCTGTTGGCCCACGAGAGCGCCCAGCGGGGCTTCGGGCTGTCTGCCACGCAGGATGTACACTTCACTGAG AATCTCCTGCGAGTGGGCAGTGCCCTCCTGGATGCAGCCAACAAGCGGCACTGGGAGCTGATCCAGCAGACAGAGGGTGGCACCGCCTGGCTGCTCCAGCACTATGAGGCCTACGCCAGTGCCCTGGCCCAGAACATGCGGCACACCTACCTAAGCCCCTTCACTATTGTCACACCCAACATTG TCATCTCTGTAGTGCGCTTGGACAAGGGTAATTTCGCTGGGGCCAAGCTGCCCCGCTACGAGGCGCTGCGGGGGGAGCGGCCCCCGGATCTTGAGACAACAGTCATTCTGCCCGAGTCTGTCTTCAGAG AGACGACCCCTGTGGTCAGGCCCGCGGGCCCCGGAGAGGCCCAGGAGCCAGAGGAGCTGGCACGGCGTCAGCGGCGGCACCCAGAGCTGAGCCAGGGTGAGGCTGTGGCCAGCGTCATCATCTACCGCACCCTGGCTGGGCTGCTGCCCCATAACTATGACCCAGACAAGCGCAGCCTGAG AGTTCCCAAACGCCCTGTCATCAACACGCCTGTGGTGAGCATCAGCGTCCATGATGATGAGGAGCTTCTCCCTCGCGCCCTGGACAAGCCAGTCACGGTGCAGTTCCGGCTGCTGGAGACGGAGGAGAGGACCAAGCCCATCTGTGTCTTCTGGAACCATTCGATTCT GGTCAGTGGCACGGGTGGCTGGTCGGCCCGAGGCTGTGAAGTCGTCTTCCGCAACGAGAGCCACGTCAGCTGCCAGTGCAACCACATGACGAGCTTCGCTGTGCTCATGGATGTGTCCCGGCGGGAG AATGGGGAGATCCTGCCACTGAAGACACTGACATACGTAGCCCTAGGGGTCACCTTGGCTGCCCTGCTGCTCAccttcctcttcctcactctCCTGCGTGCCCTGCGCTCCAACCAGCACGGCATCCGACGGAACCTCACTGcggccctgggcctggcccagcTGGTCTTCCTCCTGGGAATCAACCAGGCTGACCTGCCT TTTGCTTGCACAGTCATCGCCATCCTGCTGCACTTCCTGTACCTCTGCGCCTTTTCCTGGGCTCTGCTGGAGGCCTTGCACCTGTACCGGGCGCTCACTGAGGTGCGCGACGTCAATGCTGGCCCCATGCGCTTCTACTACATGCTGGGCTGGGGCGTGCCCGCCTTCATCACAG GTCTAGCTGTGGGCCTGGACCCCGAGGGCTATGGGAACCCTGACTTCTGCTGGCTCTCCATCTACGACACGCTCATCTGGAGTTtcgctggccctgtggccttcGCTGTCTCA aTGAGTGTCTTCCTGTACATCCTGGCGGCCCGGGCCTCCTGTGCTGCCCAGCGGCAGGGTTTTGAGAAGAAAGGCCCTGT CTCGGGCCTGCGGCCCTCCTTCGCTGTCCTCCTGCTGCTGAGCGCTGCGTGGCTGCTGGCACTGCTCTCCGTCAACAGTGACACCCTCCTCTTCCACTACCTCTTTGCTGCCTGCAATTGCATCCAG GGCCCCTTCATCTTCCTCTCCTACGTGGTGCTTAGCAAGGAGGTCCGGAAAGCACTCAAGTTTGCCTGCAGCCGCAAgcccagccctgaccctgctctGACCACCAAGTCCACCCTGACCTCG TCCTACAACTGCCCCAGCCCCTACGCAGACGGGCGGCTGTACCAGCCCTACGGAGACTCGGCAGGTTCTCTGCACAGTGCCAGCCGCTCGGGCAAGAGTCAACCCAGCTACATCCCCTTCTTGCTGAG GGAGGAGTCCACACTGAACCCTGGCCAAGGGCCCCCTGGCCTTGGCGACCCAGGCGGCCTATTCCTGGACGGTCAAGATCAGCAGCATG atcCTGACACAGACTCCGACAGTGACCTGTCCCTGGAAGATGACCAGAGTGGCTCCTATGCCTCTACCCACT